CCTGCTCTAAGTTCAATCTGTAGTACTTATCCACAGCCAAAATCATTCCTTAATACCtaacattattttcataattaatgtTCAAGATAGTGATTCCATAATTCTGGTATAACTGGTTAATTTATTTGAGTTTTTTATGGACAGACACTACAGAATGAACTTTTTGAGATGGACACCTCCTTCTGTCGGCAAACATGCAGGGTTCTATCAGCTGAAATCTAAGGAGGCTCATCCATTCAAGTACAAAGAGCTCTAGATAGAGCCATTTAGCACAAAAATTTCTCCAaaaatttctttgatatttgaCAGATCATCTACATTATGGGATGTGCCTCCTTATCCTTGGTATACtcatgtatttatgtttgtgtgtttgtgtgcaAAAGGGTCTGAGGAGAATGGACATAAACATGTAATTGAATGTTTTATAATGACAAGTAAATGTCAACAGACCTTCTGTCACCAATATCACAAGGCAGATAGaaatatgaatttcattttcACTTTCCATATACTTATTATGAATAGTCACAAATCTACTTTTTGAATCCACAATGAAGGTCTGTTCACATGTCACATGCTTATACTTTCTCTATACAATTATTTGGATGGTACCATCAATAGGTGATCATTACTGTCAGTATCAAATTACCAAGCAGAAATATGCCAGAGCGTAGCATGTATCGTTCTACCAAAATTTAATTGGTGGCAGACGACCAGAATGATTGTTTTCAATTTCTGCTTCTaaacataattaataaataaataatcttCTATGTAATCAGTTAGAATTCATTAAGTCACATATTGATGGCACTCGTACATATTTGAGCTGGTAGTACATACATAGGTAATAAACTAGGAGACAATTTTCTGTACACTATTCAAACCTGAATTACCTGTGTATGTACGTTCTAGCTTCAAATCCCAACAGATATGTCACATATGTCAAATCTTCTGTGCATTATTAACTCAAGACGATAATCCATTGGACACAAATGTTGGAATTtccataaaatatttaatttatcaataatatcacCTCTCTGCTTTTCTAACATAGGAATCACTTTTTTGACAAGCAAAAATGTGAAAAGAGCAAGAAATATTGGTCTGAATAATAATCTTATTCAACaggatttgaaaaataatattgcaCTCCATGGAAGTGTATGTGCTAGATAGAAATGTCAAATGATTTTGATCACCGAGTCAATAAAACCACACTTCTATCAAATCCAGCCATAATTTTCAGCGTCCTCGTCAAATATGCAGAGAGAGATATAACACTGTTCAGTATCACATCCCAGGACATGTACGGTAGTACAGCTGGAAACTGTTACTGAACACATCACACACTAAATAATGTATCAACATATTTACTGTATCTtaaattataaatcattttcagtCTGGTATTTTCCacagtttcaaatattttcacaaaagtGGCAGGAATGGTGCAAAGGAACTTATACCACATGAATTGAAAGTATAATTTCTAGATGTTCTTTCCATCCAAGGTATTTTGATAGACATTTTTGAGACAAGAGAAATTATACCTTTATCAAATATTGCCTATTAGAATGAACAACCAGACTAGAAATGATGAAGTTACAGAAATGTTAAAACAATCTTTCATCTGAGACTCAATACTGCTTTTCTCCATGTACTACCTAATCTTCATTACAGGTTTTAGCTCCTCAAGCTTGTAGCAGTCACGTACACTGCTGtacttgacctttgaccttcacAGGTTCTTAGTCTTAATGTGCTTATGGGCAAATAGCTGCCTTTTTGTCCAAATAATGTGACTTTTGACTTAAGAACACGTTTCCATCTATTTTCTATATACTACAAATCACTGACATCAAATTCTTGCAACCGATACACAAGTGTTTTCCCGACCTTTGACCTCTCTTCTTTACTTTACATgaatatgtaaatatctttCGACCTTTGACCTTCCTATAttaatttcaggattttttgtCAGTTATTCATTTTAGAACCAAGTACACATTCTTTCTAAGGATTggtttaattttatattactaAATTTAGCGTCTGACCAACTTTTCAGTCTTCTATATATGAGAGCAAAGAGTTCAGACATGAAACTGTTTTAATATTTCCACAGAAGATGTTCCATGTGATGATTCAGTATATCCACAGAAAActaaatcaaatttttttttgcataaattAACAAGCAGAAAATTCTCCAGGAACTATCTGCTTTAgatataattgtaataaaattcATCTATGATATATTTGCACTTTTTGCAGACCAAGAACCAATCATACTATTAATCTTTAGATATTACCTTTTGTCATTTTCTGTGTACTTACTACAACACATAGATCAGCCCCAAACACAAACAaagcagtaaaacatgtttaacctACCTTTAAATGTTCCCATGTACCACGAGTTGTTTTGATCTCCGCTCACGTTACTCCCTTCATTTGACATTTCCTCACGTGCCCAGTCCTCTATTTCTTTGTCGCTAGTTTCTTCCTGTTCGTCTGGCATTCTGCCTGGGTGAATGCGCATCACTCCCTCCTCAGGCATATCAACATGCATATCAAGTCCTCCTGTTTCGTGATTACTAGCTTCTATTTTCACTATACTTAAGTCTGGTGTCATATCTGCCGTGCTACTCTGTACACCTGCTGCTTCAGATGCCCTCCTGTCCACAcaaaatcattcaatatttaaaaaaatttctacaaaaaatatttctgataaataATCATTAAACGAATTAAGAGAACATTTTGTATCGtcaaattaattacatttgttgGAATAACTTTAGTGTTCATTTTGCGATAATTGGTGatctatgaagaaaaaaagcTTTGCTCTTCAAAAAGTTACAAATTTCATTGTTGAAAGAACATCTTAATGTCATATTACTTCCTTTTTATGTTAATCAATTCAACCCTCTCTATACACCTTAtctattttacattgatttcaGAACAAGCACTTTCAATGGCTCAGATGCAAGAGGGCAATGAGTCTTGGGGTGGCCAAAGTAAAGTTGCGTGATCAGGCAGGCAATTCCTTGACCTGGTTCATCAGTGCCAGCTGGAATTAGACCGCTAATGAAACGCGAACAAATTACCCACCCCACCACCCGTCCCTATATCAGTCATTACCTGTTATCCCTCGCCCGTTCAGCAGGTGAGGCCGGCGCACTCCTTGGCTTTGGTACTGATTTACTACTGGACGGTGAACCTAGTGGCAGGGACATGGATGAAGGGGAGGTCATTCCGGCTTGCATTGCACTTCCTGCAGCGAATGGTTTTGGTTGATTGATGGGCGACATTGACATAGGGAACGGTCTCTGTTGAGGTGTACTAGTTAACTGACTCTCTCCGCTCTTTTGTTTTGCACTACTATAGCCATCAGTATCTGGTCTTTGCGAAAATCCCGAGAACTGTAGTTCAGATAGTCTCTGGTCCTGACCTGATGAGGAATCGACCGTTGATGAGGGTTCGGTTGATGACGGGGGATGTGGATCCTGGAATATGGTTAACGGGCTGACGGTGATGGAGCCGCGTGATGAACTAGATGAAGTGATTGTGTTTGTGGCAGCAGCTGGAGTTGATGACTGGGTATCCGGGTTACCGAACACATTAACAACACTAATGTCTGGTTCTGTATTAAACTGACTAGTAACAGCTATGGACACTGCTGCTGACCTCTGTGATGAACGAGATGAAGATTGACCAGAATCTTTTTCTGGCGGCTCTGTCTGTACAAGTTCAATACTTTCTTCCACAATTTCTATCACACCGGGCTGGGAGTTTGACCTCCCAGTAGCACCATGACGACTCATGCCTGAGCCGAGTTTAGGGACTCTGTCCCAGGGATCTGGGGGTCCGGCCATGTAACTATGGGACATACTGGCTGTATCATCAGCTTTGTCTACCCCTATCACAGTCACATCAGAGGGACTGCCTCCTCTGTTTAGCCTCGGTCGCTTACTTCCTGGACTTCCTGGCCGGGGGAAATCTGAAACACGTTTGATTACTCTTTCGGAGGCAGTTTTCTGTAATCCAGTAGCACGAACATGGCGGAATTCAGCAAGGTCATGTCCAGAAAAAGAATATTTGTATGCAGATCCCGGGAATGGGGCACCTGTTTTGGCGTTCATGCATTTGTAAAAGTCAGCACAACACTTAATAACACTGTCTACTTGTAAAAGTCTGGCTACTTTCTCCACGTCACGAACATTTTCTTCTGTTAACATCATAAATCCTTCATATAAATACTGTAGGAATGTGTTGACGGAGTCTTGTTTGATGTCGGCCGCTAGACGAACTTCTAGATGTGAACCTGCCGACGCATTCTCCATGGACTGTAGCATAGGACAAGCTGCCACCAGTACAACTCGGTGGGCCTAAACGAAACGACAGAAAATATTGATGACAATTATGACAGACAGTAGTCATCTTCAAAGATTTCATCTAAATTCTATTTACAGTAAGACTGTATTACAGTTACCTGCTATTTGACCATACTAGGTTATATTAAGACAAAAGTTGATCATGCAGTTATGAAGCCTTTAGATTGGTCATATAATGACCTATTTACTGGGATGAAATGTCACATAAAGTTTCAGACACAAGCATGATACagaattatcaaaacattgcaTGGAAAATTTGGAATCAATCTCCTATTGTAAATATAGGTATACTTTGTCACCAAGTAGAAGGTGCATATAATTACAAGATAAAACATTTTGTCCTAAGTAGTGAAATGGTAATAGAAATGATCTTAGTGATAATTTGTTGTTATAAAACTGACCTTAGTAATAATTTGTCATAATAGAACTGACCTTTAGTAATAATTTGTCGTAATAGAACTGACCTTAGTAATAATTTGTCGTAATAGAACTGACCTTAGTAATAATTTGACCtcagtaataatttgttgtaatAGAACTGACCTTAGTAATAATTTGTCCTGTTTTTATGATGGCATCACATAACATCTGACTCTTCCACATGTGTGAGAGCTGACACAGGAGAGAACTTGAGTGGATCTGGTTCATGTAAACCTTCTGGTAATTCATACTGGACATCTTGTTAGCTTTTGTGTAATTTATCTGCGGCCTATCCTgtaaaataaaagacaaaactGTAATGAAATTAAGCATCAGGGTTTTGTTACTTTGGACATACAAGATAAAGGTCTGTCAAATGGGCACTGGAAAGGAGTATTTCAACCTAAGAATTTGTCTGGTCAACCCAAGGTCACTACAAAAGGGGAAGAGAAATCAGTCAGAGAAAGAGGAAGAACATAAGTCACAGAAAAGAGTAAGGCATTAGAGAGAAAGAGGAAGGAGCAAAAGTCACAGGAAAGAGTTAGGCATTAGAGAGAAAGAGGAAGGAGCAAAAGTCACAGGAAAGAGTTAGGCATTAGTGAGAAGAGGGAGAAGCTTAGCATCAGTCACAGGAAAGGGTAAGGTATTAGAGTGAAAGAGGAAGGAGCATAAGTCACAGGAAAGAGTTAGGCATTAGTGAGAAGAGGAAGGAGCAAAAGTCACAGGAAAGAGTTAGGCATTAGTGAGAAGAGGGAGAAGCTTAGCATCAGTCACAGGAAAGGGTAAGGTATCAGAGTGAAAGAGGAAGGAGCAAAAGTCACAGGAAAGAGTTAGGCAATAGTGAGAAGAGGAGGAACTTAAGTCACAGGAAAGAGTTAGGCATTAGTGAGAAGAGAAGGAGCATAAGTCACAGGAAAGAGTTAGGCATTAGTGAGAAGAGGAAGGAGCAAAGTCAAGGAAGGTAGGCAGAGAACATAAGTCACAGGAAAGAGTTAGGCATAGTGAGAAGAGGAAGGAGCAAAAGTCACAGGAAAGAGTTAGGCATTAGTGAGAAGAGGAGGGAGCATAAGTCACAGGAAAGAGTTAGGCATTAGTGAGAAGAGGAAGGAGCAAAAGTCACAGGAAAGAGTTAGGCATTAGTGAGAAGAGGAAGGAGCAAAAGTCACAGGAAAGAGTAAGGCATTAGAGTGAAAGAGGAAGGAGCAAAAGTCACAGGAAAGAGTTAGGCATTAGTGAGAAGAGGAAGGAGCAAAAGTCACAGGAAAGAGTAAGGCATTAGTGAGAAAGAGGAAGGAACATAAGTCACAGGAAAGAGTTAGGCATTAGTGAGAAGAGGGAGAAGCTTAGCATCAGTCACAGGAAAGGGTAAGGTATTAGAGTGAAATAGGAAGGAGCATAAGTCACAGGAAAGAGTTAGGCATTAGTGAGAAGAGGAAGGAGCATAAGTCACAGGAAAGAGTTAGGCATTAGTGAGAAGAGGAAGGAGCAAAAGTCACAGGAAAGAGTTAGGCATTAGTGAGAAGAGGAAGGAGCAAAAGTCACAGGAAAGAGTTAGGCATTAGTGAGAAGAGAGGAGCAAAAGTCACAGGAAAGAGTTAGGCATTAGAGTAAAGGAGGAGCAAAAGTCACAGGAAGAGTTAGGCATTAGTGAGAGAGAGGACAAAGTCACAGGAAAGAGTTAGGCATTAGTGAAAAGGAAGGAGCAAAGTCACGAAAGAGTTAGCATTAGTGAGAAGAGAGAACATAAGTCACAGGAAAGAGTTAGGCATTAGTGAGAAGAGGAAGAGCAAGTCACAGAAAGGATAGAGAAAGAAGGAAAAGTCACAGGAAAGAGTTAGGCATTAGTGAAGAGAGAGAAAGTCCAGAAAGAGTAGCATAGTGAGAAGAGGAAGGCAAAAGTCACAGGAAAGAGTTAGGCATTAGTGAGAAGAGGAAGGAGCAAAAGTCACAGGAAAGAGTAAGGCATTAGAGTGAAAGAGGAAGGAGCAAAAGTCACAGGAAAGAGTTAGGCATTAGAGTGAAAGAGGAAGGAGCAAAAGTCACAGGAAAGAGTTAGGCATTAGTGAGAAGAGGAAGGAGCAAAAGTCACAGGAAAGAGTTAGGCATTAGTGAGAAGAGGAAGGAGCAAAAGTCACAGGAAAGAGTTAGGCATTAGTGAGAAGAAGGAGGAACATAAGTCACAGGAAAGAGTTAGGCATTAGTGAGAAGAGGGAGAAGCTTAGCATCAGTCACAGGAAAGGGTAAGGTATTAGTGTGAAAGAGGAAGGAGCATAAGTCACAGGAAAGAGTAAGGAATTAGTGAGAAGAGGAAGGAACATATGTCACAGGAAAGAGTTAGGCATTAGTGAGAAGAGGGAGAAGCTTAGCATCAGTCACAGGAAAGGGTAAGGCATTGGTCAATAAAACAGGATACAACTTTAGTCACTGAAGGGTTGGGGCATTAGTCACTAAAGGAGGTGGGGGTT
The DNA window shown above is from Argopecten irradians isolate NY chromosome 8, Ai_NY, whole genome shotgun sequence and carries:
- the LOC138329645 gene encoding uncharacterized protein isoform X23; translated protein: MSSMNYQKVYMNQIHSSSLLCQLSHMWKSQMLCDAIIKTGQIITKAHRVVLVAACPMLQSMENASAGSHLEVRLAADIKQDSVNTFLQYLYEGFMMLTEENVRDVEKVARLLQVDSVIKCCADFYKCMNAKTGAPFPGSAYKYSFSGHDLAEFRHVRATGLQKTASERVIKRVSDFPRPGSPGSKRPRLNRGGSPSDVTVIGVDKADDTASMSHSYMAGPPDPWDRVPKLGSGMSRHGATGRSNSQPGVIEIVEESIELVQTEPPEKDSGQSSSRSSQRSAAVSIAVTSQFNTEPDISVVNVFGNPDTQSSTPAAATNTITSSSSSRGSITVSPLTIFQDPHPPSSTEPSSTVDSSSGQDQRLSELQFSGFSQRPDTDGYSSAKQKSGESQLTSTPQQRPFPMSMSPINQPKPFAAGSAMQAGMTSPSSMSLPLGSPSSSKSVPKPRSAPASPAERARDNRRASEAAGVQSSTADMTPDLSIVKIEASNHETGGLDMHVDMPEEGVMRIHPGRMPDEQEETSDKEIEDWAREEMSNEGSNVSGDQNNSWYMGTFKGPMDALTMSANQTLTMSVTSPLSLNLDRIVDTHGHRHVPTKTRPSKVCVVCRFNNVKTKRGWRVYTSDKCALCDVALCTGPRACFVKFHNLSDDDRASVLSNPPFPYV
- the LOC138329645 gene encoding longitudinals lacking protein, isoforms J/P/Q/S/Z-like isoform X2: MSSMNYQKVYMNQIHSSSLLCQLSHMWKSQMLCDAIIKTGQIITKAHRVVLVAACPMLQSMENASAGSHLEVRLAADIKQDSVNTFLQYLYEGFMMLTEENVRDVEKVARLLQVDSVIKCCADFYKCMNAKTGAPFPGSAYKYSFSGHDLAEFRHVRATGLQKTASERVIKRVSDFPRPGSPGSKRPRLNRGGSPSDVTVIGVDKADDTASMSHSYMAGPPDPWDRVPKLGSGMSRHGATGRSNSQPGVIEIVEESIELVQTEPPEKDSGQSSSRSSQRSAAVSIAVTSQFNTEPDISVVNVFGNPDTQSSTPAAATNTITSSSSSRGSITVSPLTIFQDPHPPSSTEPSSTVDSSSGQDQRLSELQFSGFSQRPDTDGYSSAKQKSGESQLTSTPQQRPFPMSMSPINQPKPFAAGSAMQAGMTSPSSMSLPLGSPSSSKSVPKPRSAPASPAERARDNRRASEAAGVQSSTADMTPDLSIVKIEASNHETGGLDMHVDMPEEGVMRIHPGRMPDEQEETSDKEIEDWAREEMSNEGSNVSGDQNNSWYMGTFKGTSGCSEDQTSPLRQDAAPNYVYVDTGDVQTVQWALKLFRGFLVGLNLSVDFEAFPPSQLNDCLSKFYLEAKSKRGEMYHVSTLTDVRNSIMRYLSNLTPEWKAHIKHSNVFQPSNNLLDNLRESLSDTTVKPKAPMKIPMTASDVSLLISSGCLNLDTPLGLFRKVWYDLTLHLGCGGQSALRGLTQDSFILEADEKGRKYYRLNHSIKIQRARSCMEMQYWNWDGRMYEIVGNPMCPVRSMEKYLSKRNPNKDAFFQRPKGHVHPNDMVWYESPVGHGVLACLMSKMAEDACLSRTYTNSSIRVTIADLLERKGYCVETTMGMDPRNKSIKSLPAYSKSNTDDLHANSGLIHKIMYQTDTI
- the LOC138329645 gene encoding uncharacterized protein isoform X16, translated to MSSMNYQKVYMNQIHSSSLLCQLSHMWKSQMLCDAIIKTGQIITKAHRVVLVAACPMLQSMENASAGSHLEVRLAADIKQDSVNTFLQYLYEGFMMLTEENVRDVEKVARLLQVDSVIKCCADFYKCMNAKTGAPFPGSAYKYSFSGHDLAEFRHVRATGLQKTASERVIKRVSDFPRPGSPGSKRPRLNRGGSPSDVTVIGVDKADDTASMSHSYMAGPPDPWDRVPKLGSGMSRHGATGRSNSQPGVIEIVEESIELVQTEPPEKDSGQSSSRSSQRSAAVSIAVTSQFNTEPDISVVNVFGNPDTQSSTPAAATNTITSSSSSRGSITVSPLTIFQDPHPPSSTEPSSTVDSSSGQDQRLSELQFSGFSQRPDTDGYSSAKQKSGESQLTSTPQQRPFPMSMSPINQPKPFAAGSAMQAGMTSPSSMSLPLGSPSSSKSVPKPRSAPASPAERARDNRRASEAAGVQSSTADMTPDLSIVKIEASNHETGGLDMHVDMPEEGVMRIHPGRMPDEQEETSDKEIEDWAREEMSNEGSNVSGDQNNSWYMGTFKDPGPVRSVYGLSPTLASLSPYKTNVMKHLEGLGHRIDRNVENKPRLCVVCQAAKVKTKKGWKVYSRFHCSTCIVPLCIGERDCFGTYHRSLCDPRILETDGGQSGVHGNGSGQSGLPFTNMGESVVSDNNMRQSIMEGCQVYMSADYNTVKDKTPK
- the LOC138329645 gene encoding myoneurin-like isoform X15 is translated as MSSMNYQKVYMNQIHSSSLLCQLSHMWKSQMLCDAIIKTGQIITKAHRVVLVAACPMLQSMENASAGSHLEVRLAADIKQDSVNTFLQYLYEGFMMLTEENVRDVEKVARLLQVDSVIKCCADFYKCMNAKTGAPFPGSAYKYSFSGHDLAEFRHVRATGLQKTASERVIKRVSDFPRPGSPGSKRPRLNRGGSPSDVTVIGVDKADDTASMSHSYMAGPPDPWDRVPKLGSGMSRHGATGRSNSQPGVIEIVEESIELVQTEPPEKDSGQSSSRSSQRSAAVSIAVTSQFNTEPDISVVNVFGNPDTQSSTPAAATNTITSSSSSRGSITVSPLTIFQDPHPPSSTEPSSTVDSSSGQDQRLSELQFSGFSQRPDTDGYSSAKQKSGESQLTSTPQQRPFPMSMSPINQPKPFAAGSAMQAGMTSPSSMSLPLGSPSSSKSVPKPRSAPASPAERARDNRRASEAAGVQSSTADMTPDLSIVKIEASNHETGGLDMHVDMPEEGVMRIHPGRMPDEQEETSDKEIEDWAREEMSNEGSNVSGDQNNSWYMGTFKGDLTGTLKQPCSLGIQNVVTVDKNSWYGYQYTDQSAGGQVTNGSGTEVTTSKVYNCRICCIKCGDKASLKEHLYEQHGKHFSHFCFECGKGFKAYSGLYDHDKSNHAVGENLPTCQVTVIQFTTRVRQLCLEIRRRVWFQGRLLIVVRRASKPFGH
- the LOC138329645 gene encoding uncharacterized protein isoform X5, which gives rise to MSSMNYQKVYMNQIHSSSLLCQLSHMWKSQMLCDAIIKTGQIITKAHRVVLVAACPMLQSMENASAGSHLEVRLAADIKQDSVNTFLQYLYEGFMMLTEENVRDVEKVARLLQVDSVIKCCADFYKCMNAKTGAPFPGSAYKYSFSGHDLAEFRHVRATGLQKTASERVIKRVSDFPRPGSPGSKRPRLNRGGSPSDVTVIGVDKADDTASMSHSYMAGPPDPWDRVPKLGSGMSRHGATGRSNSQPGVIEIVEESIELVQTEPPEKDSGQSSSRSSQRSAAVSIAVTSQFNTEPDISVVNVFGNPDTQSSTPAAATNTITSSSSSRGSITVSPLTIFQDPHPPSSTEPSSTVDSSSGQDQRLSELQFSGFSQRPDTDGYSSAKQKSGESQLTSTPQQRPFPMSMSPINQPKPFAAGSAMQAGMTSPSSMSLPLGSPSSSKSVPKPRSAPASPAERARDNRRASEAAGVQSSTADMTPDLSIVKIEASNHETGGLDMHVDMPEEGVMRIHPGRMPDEQEETSDKEIEDWAREEMSNEGSNVSGDQNNSWYMGTFKEPTPKHRGVAQQNGEKQNLKLPPMTSTAPSAVTSSAPPGLPGLEGADPALLALGVRDVTPGEVYIDLGGEPDVIITDNTPSPHSVQQKQPTWTTGKRQGWPRRRSSRPLSGPTQGHAPQWDQSRDSQVIPVELHRAQSHPGGFPDEPSAGEMSPCHMGSMLNHRAIHTPMMKNKPCVYCLMKQVRTKSGWYVYTTYKCEVCDVPLCTGQRNCFTLYHRDSKLSCEVVNFREDNNSLLSGFPNPQSYPSPQS